The Streptomyces sp. NBC_01275 genome has a segment encoding these proteins:
- a CDS encoding ABC transporter ATP-binding protein — protein MKKEDLVLPAPREASPQGEPLLAVAGLTKHFPVKGGFPIRRTVGSVQAVDGIDLTVAVGETFGLVGESGCGKSTTGRLITRLMEPTAGTITYRGQDISRASRKQLAPIRSEIQMIFQDPYSSLNPRQTVGKIISGPMEINGIEPEGGREKRVRELLEIVGLNPEHYNRFPHEFSGGQRQRIGVARALALEPKLIVADEPVSALDVSIQAQVMNLLQQVQRDLGIAFLFIAHDLAVVRHFSQRVAVMYLGKIIEVGDRDSIYIRPRHPYTHALLSAVPEVAITEGDAPRRERIRLAGDVPSPISPPSGCRFRTRCWKAQDKCAAEEPPLVRISGNHEGHLTACHFPEEPTIEGRAEDIVLDPALAALEEGGEG, from the coding sequence GTGAAGAAAGAGGACCTCGTCCTCCCCGCACCCAGGGAGGCCTCCCCGCAGGGGGAGCCGTTGCTGGCGGTGGCGGGGCTGACCAAGCACTTCCCGGTCAAGGGCGGCTTCCCGATCCGGCGGACCGTCGGATCGGTCCAGGCGGTGGACGGCATCGACCTGACCGTGGCCGTCGGGGAGACCTTCGGCCTGGTGGGGGAGTCGGGCTGCGGCAAGTCGACCACCGGGCGGCTGATCACCCGGCTCATGGAGCCCACGGCCGGCACGATCACCTACCGCGGCCAGGACATCAGCCGCGCCTCACGCAAACAGCTGGCGCCCATCCGGTCCGAGATCCAGATGATCTTCCAGGACCCCTATTCCTCCCTCAACCCCCGCCAGACCGTCGGCAAGATCATCTCCGGTCCGATGGAGATCAACGGGATCGAGCCCGAGGGCGGGCGCGAGAAGCGGGTGCGGGAGCTGCTGGAGATCGTGGGCCTCAACCCCGAGCACTACAACCGCTTCCCGCACGAGTTCTCCGGGGGTCAGCGCCAGCGCATCGGCGTGGCCCGGGCGCTGGCCCTCGAACCGAAGCTGATCGTGGCCGACGAGCCGGTCTCCGCGCTCGACGTGTCCATCCAGGCCCAGGTGATGAACCTGCTCCAGCAGGTGCAGCGGGACCTCGGCATCGCGTTCCTGTTCATCGCCCACGACCTGGCCGTCGTACGGCACTTCTCGCAGCGCGTGGCCGTGATGTACCTCGGCAAGATCATCGAGGTCGGGGACCGCGACTCCATCTACATCCGGCCACGCCACCCCTACACCCACGCCCTGCTCTCCGCGGTCCCCGAGGTCGCGATCACGGAGGGGGACGCGCCCCGGCGGGAGCGGATCCGGCTGGCCGGAGACGTGCCGTCGCCCATCTCCCCGCCCTCCGGCTGCCGCTTTCGCACCCGGTGCTGGAAGGCGCAGGACAAGTGCGCCGCCGAGGAGCCGCCGCTGGTCCGGATCTCCGGCAACCACGAGGGCCATCTGACGGCCTGCCACTTCCCCGAGGAGCCGACGATCGAGGGGCGTGCGGAGGACATCGTCCTGGACCCGGCGCTGGCTGCGCTGGAGGAGGGCGGCGAAGGGTAG